Proteins from one Dermacentor variabilis isolate Ectoservices chromosome 1, ASM5094787v1, whole genome shotgun sequence genomic window:
- the Fbw5 gene encoding F-box and WD repeat domain containing 5, giving the protein MWESLPYSLLLRVLSHLSAKDICRCGCVCASWSLAADDELLWRRKFQQDWKVDRNIPVLEGARWKSEYRRLYYEAPVVEAEVLLEHSHQVLHVSFSHDGTCFASCSKDGHVKLWSASYPATVIYSRNMRDLSWNYTQFSQFNESDTLLLVSGVHFGTHTASGEIAVFNLKEDFILQCRVFNKPYDIFGTWYTDHYLLSGKLHFLGHMLSCSDVWLNKAWQESESEKKPIVKKLFRFFNTNASSVRTILVANCEPPHVRGNPVSDPWTSQDDDDTDEDSADADDPLDPREKLLIFTTGSLTYAPHQVGFKRIKPFRFAEPEKEPPSLLQRIARQQEARREPPDPVEQSFDAVDHLVDLHGHIIGMGLSPDHRFLYINSRPWPKNYVIEQPLSPPPIAQEIDIHVIDLTTMEEVGNLLRSHRAYTPNDECFFIFLDVSEKYVASGAEDRKGYLWDRHYAVCLAKLPHDDVVNAVAFNPKEPEMLVTASDDFTLKVWRSRAKARELGLLPKDHVENSDCASSKPGARAGPSASSKGWETA; this is encoded by the coding sequence ATGTGGGAATCGCTGCCTTACTCGTTGCTCCTGCGCGTCTTGTCACATCTTTCGGCGAAAGACATATGCCGTTGCGGCTGCGTGTGCGCATCTTGGTCACTGGCAGCCGATGATGAGTTGCTGTGGCGGAGGAAGTTCCAACAGGACTGGAAAGTTGACCGGAACATTCCTGTTCTGGAGGGCGCCCGCTGGAAGTCCGAGTATCGCCGTTTGTACTATGAAGCGCCCGTTGTCGAAGCCGAAGTACTGCTTGAGCACAGCCATCAGGTCCTGCACGTGAGCTTCTCGCACGACGGCACCTGTTTCGCCAGTTGCTCCAAAGACGGCCATGTGAAGCTCTGGAGTGCTTCATACCCGGCGACAGTGATTTACTCAAGGAATATGCGTGACCTGAGCTGGAACTACACGCAGTTCTCGCAGTTCAACGAGTCTGACACGCTGCTACTTGTGTCTGGCGTGCACTTTGGAACGCACACAGCTTCTGGGGAGATCGCAGTCTTCAACCTGAAGGAAGACTTTATCCTGCAGTGCAGAGTTTTCAACAAGCCCTACGATATCTTTGGGACGTGGTATACTGACCACTACCTCCTCTCAGGGAAGTTGCACTTCCTTGGGCACATGTTATCCTGCTCAGATGTTTGGCTGAATAAGGCCTGGCAGGAGAGTGAATCTGAAAAGAAGCCCATTGTAAAAAAGCTGTTCAGATTTTTCAATACAAATGCCAGCTCAGTGCGCACTATTCTTGTTGCCAATTGCGAGCCACCACACGTCCGTGGTAATCCTGTATCTGACCCATGGACATCACaagatgatgatgacacagaTGAGGACAGTGCTGATGCTGATGATCCCCTGGACCCACGTGAAAAACTGCTCATTTTCACCACCGGGTCTTTGACCTATGCACCACATCAAGTGGGCTTCAAGCGCATCAAACCTTTCCGGTTTGCTGAGCCAGAAAAAGAGCCCCCTTCGTTGCTCCAACGCATTGCCAGGCAGCAGGAAGCAAGACGCGAGCCACCTGATCCAGTCGAGCAGTCTTTCGACGCCGTTGATCATCTTGTGGATCTGCATGGTCACATTATTGGCATGGGGCTGTCACCTGACCATCGATTTCTGTATATAAATAGCAGGCCTTGGCCTAAGAACTATGTTATTGAGCAGCCACTGTCACCACCTCCTATTGCGCAAGAGATCGACATCCATGTCATAGACCTGACCACCATGGAAGAAGTTGGCAACCTGTTGCGTTCCCATCGTGCATACACGCCTAACGATGAGTGCTTTTTCATCTTTCTTGATGTGAGTGAAAAGTATGTGGCTAGTGGTGCTGAAGACAGGAAGGGCTACTTGTGGGACCGGCACTATGCTGTTTGCTTGGCCAAGCTTCCCCATGATGACGTTGTGAACGCTGTGGCTTTTAATCCCAAGGAGCCAGAGATGCTTGTGACTGCAAGTGATGATTTCACACTCAAAGTCTGGAGGTCACGAGCAAAAGCTCGGGAACTCGGGCTGCTGCCTAAAGACCATGTGGAAAATTCAGATTGTGCATCAAGCAAACCTGGTGCGAGAGCAGGGCCCAGTGCTTCTTCAAAGGGGTGGGAAACAGCTTGA
- the fax gene encoding failed axon connections — MTSPSETENSAGTAPPAKAEKPAETPVTQETAASPTSDATTTAASAPANKPSVHKTDYEKDVVYLYQFTRCPTLPGISPFCLKVETWLRMTQVKYENVDHKLKFKSKKGQLPFVELNGEEIADSDIIIKQLSQYFGKDLDAGLTTEECNVSHAFSSMLNNHTGWVSRCWRYRHPGQFLKAAQMDVKRMLNSKLPKGVLQFFFKLAFKSNVQQTIGHGLGRHTTDEILEFGKEDLKHLSQYLGTKQFFFGTEPHLLDCVAFAHLCQFVYVPFGGLLEFIEQECANLLAFVERMKERYWADWDEICKTLELNTHLPKKTPEEEPKKAADESAPAADEKTPAAEDAVKKSEATVEEVKKEEVIKKEVVEEVVTKTATEVKE; from the exons ATGACGAGCCCCAGCGAGACCGAGAACTCTGCAGGTACCGCACCCCCGGCGAAGGCCGAAAAGCCGGCAGAAACTCCAGTCACACAGGAGACGGCAGCCAGCCCGACGTCCGACGCGACCACGACCGCCGCGTCGGCGCCGGCAAACAAGCCCAGCGTTCACAAGACGGATTACGAAAAAGATGTAGTCTATCTCTACCAGTTCACTCGCTGTCCAACTTTGCCCGGAATCTCGCCTTTCTGTTTGAAAGTTGAGACTTGGCTGCGCATGACACAAGTGAAGTATGAG AATGTGGACCACAAGCTCAAGTTTAAATCAAAGAAAGGTCAACTCCCATTTGTGGAGCTCAACGGCGAGGAGATTGCAGATTCTGACATCATCATCAAGCAGCTGAGTCAATACTTTGGCAAGGATTTGGATGCTGGCCTAACCACCGAGGAGTGCAATGTATCGCATGCCTTCTCATCTATGCTCAACAACCACACAGGCTGGGTGTCTCGCTGCTGGCGTTACCGTCACCCGGGCCAGTTTCTCAAAGCAGCCCAAATGGACGTCAAGCGCATGCTCAACTCGAAGTTGCCCAAAGGCGTCTTGCAGTTCTTTTTCAAGCTTGCTTTCAAAAGC AATGTGCAGCAGACCATTGGCCATGGCCTGGGCCGTCACACAACAGACGAGATCTTGGAGTTTGGAAAGGAAGACCTCAAACACCTGTCGCAGTATTTGGGCACCAAACAGTTCTTCTTTGGTACAGAGCCCCACTTG CTCGACTGTGTGGCCTTTGCTCACCTGTGCCAGTTTGTGTATGTGCCCTTTGGTGGTCTCCTGGAGTTCATCGAGCAGGAATGTGCCAATCTGCTAGCCTTTGTAGAGCGCATGAAGGAGCGCTATTGGGCTGACTGGGATGAGATCTGCAAGACACTGGAGCTCAACACTCATCTGCCCAAGAAGACACCAGAGGAGGAGCCTAAGAAGGCTGCTGATGAGTCTGCCCCGGCTGCTGATGAAAAAACTCCAGCTGCTGAAGATGCTGTCAAAAAGTCTGAAGCAACTGTTGAGGAGGTCAAGAAGGAAGAGGTCATCAAGAAGGAAGTTGTAGAGGAGGTTGTTACTAAGACCGCCACAGAGGTCAAGGAGTGA